A genomic region of Raphanus sativus cultivar WK10039 chromosome 6, ASM80110v3, whole genome shotgun sequence contains the following coding sequences:
- the LOC108807773 gene encoding probable 2' cyclic ADP-D-ribose synthase BdTIR: MQRLVASCSKHAYTRYVTNPSLPNPNLCDVFISHRRIDTKKTISGLLHDHFTRLHINCFLDSKSLKPGDRLLFGIDAAIRECSVGIAIFSPRYCDSYFCLHELMTLMENKKRIIPIFCNVKPSELCVKDDRTRPAAEIRRLQLALEEAKYTVGLTFDTSNGDWSEFLTMASDAVTENLLDVEEGRLRSTNPNVQEQICVGRSIQQSIVKRVLSSLY; the protein is encoded by the exons ATGCAACGTTTGGTAGCATCTTGTTCAAAACACGCATACACAAGATACGTAACAAACCCATCCCTACCTAACCCAAACCTGTGTGATGTTTTCATCAGTCATCGTAGGATCGACACCAAGAAGACTATTTCAGGTCTATTACATGATCATTTCACTAGGCTACATATAAACTGTTTTCTGGATAGCAAGAGTTTAAAGCCTGGGGATAGACTTCTCTTTGGGATCGATGCAGCGATCAGAGAGTGCAGTGTTGGTATCGCAATTTTTTCTCCTCGTTACTGCGACTCTTACTTCTGTCTCCATGAACTCATGACACTCAtggaaaacaaaaagagaatcATCCCAATCTTTTGCAATGTCAAGCCATCGGAACTCTGCGTTAAGGATGACCGCACACGTCCGGCTGCTGAGATCCGGAGGCTTCAATTGGCTCTCGAGGAAGCAAAATACACCGTAGGACTCACGTTTGACACATCTAATGG AGACTGGTCAGAGTTCTTGACTATGGCATCGGATGCTGTCACCGAGAATTTGTTAGATGTTGAAGAGGGGAGATTAAGGAGCACTAACCCCAACGTACAAGAACAGATCTGCGTAGGTCGATCAATACAACAATCAATAGTAAAGCGTGTTTTATCTTCtctttattaa
- the LOC108807772 gene encoding serine carboxypeptidase-like 32 codes for MSHQTIYSVSVALCLCTLFAFVFSDSPEAMRDLVTDLPGQSGVSFRHFAGYVPVEKKNGRAMFYWFFEAMSLPNQKPLVLWLNGGPGCSSVGYGATQEIGPFLVANKGNSFQFNPFAWNHEANILFLESPVGVGFSYSNTSSDYKKIGDEFTARDTYSFIQNWLERFPAYKENDFYIAGESYAGKYIPELAEVVYDKNNENSSLHIKLKGILLGNPETSEAEDWDGWVDYAWSHAVISDELYGVIKRSCNFSSNTTWDVKECKDNIDEVINQYHKIDQYSLYTPTCNGNSTLSSSLDSTRFRTNLGNSKMMPRMMGGYDPCLDDYTRVFYNRADIQKALHASDGIHLKNWSICNDDIFNNWTDSKPSVLPIYKKLIAGGFRIWIYSGDTDGRVPVLGTRYCINKLALPIKTSWRPWYHEKQVSGWLQEYEGLTFGTFKGAGHDVPSFKPSESLAFFSAFLKGVLPALSPQ; via the exons ATGAGTCATCAAACTATTTACAGTGTGTCCGTTGCACTGTGTCTTTGCACTCTTTTCGCGTTTGTTTTTTCTGATAGCCCAGAAGCAATGCGAGATCTCGTTACGGATTTGCCTGGTCAATCTGGTGTGAGCTTCAGACATTTCGCCGGCTATGTCccagttgaaaaaaaaaatggaagggCTATGTTTTATTGGTTTTTCGAGGCTATGAGTCTCCCAAACCAGAAGCCCTTAGTACTGTGGCTTAATGGAG GGCCTGGATGTTCTTCTGTTGGATACGGAGCAACACAAGAGATTGGTCCATTTCTTGTGGCTAACAAAGGAAACAGTTTTCAATTTAATCCCTTCGCATGGAATCATG AGGCCAACATTCTGTTTCTAGAATCCCCTGTTGGTGTCGGGTTTTCGTATTCAAACACAAGTAGTGACTATAAAAAGATCGGCGATGAATTTACAG CCAGAGACACATACTCCTTTATCCAAAATTGGTTAGAGAGGTTCCCAGCTTACAAAGAAAACGATTTCTATATAGCTGGCGAGAGCTATGCAG GAAAGTATATACCGGAGCTTGCAGAGGTCGTGTACGACAAGAACAATGAAAATTCCTCACTTCATATCAAGCTTAAAGGCATTCTG CTTGGAAATCCTGAAACATCAGAAGCCGAAGATTGGGATGGATGGGTTGATTACGCATGGAGCCATGCAGTAATATCAGACGAGTTGTATGGAGTCATAAAAAGAAGTTGCAATTTCAGTAGTAACACTACTTGGGATGTTAAAGAATGCAAAGACAACATAGACGAAGTAATCAATCAGTATCACAAAATTGATCAATACAGTCTCTACACTCCTACCTGTAATGGAAATTCAACGCTTAGTTCATCCCTTGATTCGACGAGATTCAGGACTAATCTTGGCAATTCCAAAATG ATGCCGAGGATGATGGGCGGATACGACCCGTGTTTGGATGATTATACGAGAGTATTCTACAACAGAGCAGATATCCAGAAAGCTCTTCATGCAAGTGATGGTATTCATCTAAAGAATTGGAGCATTTGCAA cgatgatatttttaataattggaCGGATTCAAAGCCCTCAGTTTTgccaatatataagaaattaatcgCGGGAGGATTTAGAATATGGATTTACAG CGGCGACACAGACGGAAGAGTTCCCGTACTCGGGACAAGGTACTGCATAAACAAGTTGGCATTGCCCATTAAGACGTCGTGGAGGCCATGGTACCACGAGAAACAG GTTAGTGGATGGCTTCAAGAATATGAAGGTTTAACTTTTGGAACGTTTAAAGGAGCAGGACATGATGTGCCTTCCTTCAAACCTAGCGAATCCCTTGCGTTTTTCTCTGCCTTTCTCAAAGGAGTTCTTCCAGCTTTATCGCCGCAATAG